The Pseudomonas protegens genome contains the following window.
CTCTTCGCCTTCGGCGGCAGCGGCCTGTTTCGGCAGCTCGATCGGCAGGGCGATGTGGTCGGAGTACTTCTTGATGATGTTGCGCAGGCGCCAGCCATCGGCGAACTCGTCTTCACCGGATTTCAGGTGCAGGACGATGCGGGTGCCGCGTTCGGCCTTGTCGATGGTCGCCACTTCGAACTCGCCTTCGCCCTTGGACGACCAGTGCACACCCTCGCTGGCCGGCAGACCGGCACGGCGGCTGAACACTTCAACCTGGTCGGCGACGATGAACGCGGAGTAGAAGCCCACGCCGAACTGACCGATCAGGTGCGAGTCCTTCTTCTGGTCGCCGGTGAGGTTTTTCATGAAGTCGGCGGTGCCGGACTTGGCGATGGTCCCCAGGTGAGTGATGACATCTTCACGGCTCATGCCGATACCGTTGTCTTCGAGGGTGACGGTCTTGGCGTCCTTGTCGAAGCTCACACGGATTTTCAGTTCCGCGCCACCTTCCAGCAACTCGGGCTTGGACAGGGCTTCGAAACGCAATTTGTCGACGGCGTCAGAGGCGTTCGAGATCAATTCGCGAAGGAAGATTTCCTTATTGGAATACAACGAATGGATCATGAGGTGCAGCAGTTGCTTCACCTCGGTCTGGAAGCCCAGGGTTTCCTTTTGAGTTTCCACACTCATGGTCATCAAACTCCAATCAGATGGCTGTGGTCGCGCTCCGGAAGCGGAGAGCGGCGGGATGACATGGAAGTGGGGGTAGCTCGCCGGATTTCAAGGGGCGGGTGTCTCTTCGATCTTGAAATGTGCGCGGGCGGTGGCAATCGGTTCGTCGGCGGTGCTCTGCCAGGCGGTGATCGCGACGTTGGCCACGCGTCGCCCCTGACGCCAGACCTGGCAGCGGGCGAAGGTGTCACGAAACTGCCCGGCACGCAGGTAATCCAGGGAAAAATCGATGATCTTCGGCACCCCGGGAGAACCGGTAAAGATCAACAGGTGCACAGCCGCCGCCAACTCCATGAAACCGGCGATCACACCGCCATGCAGTGCCGGCAGCAAGGGATTGCCGATGTTGTCCTTGTTGGCCGGCAAGCGAAACAGCAACTCGTCTCCCAGGCGCGAGCACTCGATGCCGATCAGGGCGGCGTAAGGAATCTTCTGCAGCAAGGGAGCGTAGTCGCCCTGTTGGTGAGCCTGTTCCAGCAATAGCTTGAGATCTTCGCTCATGGACGCGCTCCCTTGAGGGCTGAGGCGAAACCCGGGGTGCCCTTGAGGCCCTTGCCCATGCGCATGAACGTGCCGACCACATGGGCGACCGGGCGCTGCGGGTCGTCCTGATAGGCAAAACCGCGGGCAAAGATCACATCGGTGGTGACCCGATAACACTCGGCAAAACCATGCACGTCGTGATGAGGCACCGCCGGGTGCATGTAGTCGATGCGCAGGTCCAGGGTCGGGCAGACCTCGAACTCCGGCAATACACACAGCGTGGCCATGCCACAGGCCGTGTCCATGAGGGTGGTCAGGGCGCCACCGTGAATGATTCCAGTGTGGGGATCGCCAACGATCTGCGGGCTGTAGGGCAAGGTCAGGGTCATGCCCTCCGGTGAGGCACTGTGCACGCTGATCCCCAGCACCTGGCAGTGTCGCAAGGCGGAAAGAAAGCGCATCGCACGCTCGAAAACAGGATTCTGCGCCATGGATTATCTCTCTTGTTAGTGTCAGGAATCAGCGGTTGGCCTGGTCGATAAAAGTTCCGTACAACAAATACTTAATATATCTAGGCCGCCCAAGGAACTTAAATCACAAGGCCATGATCGAAAGGCCAGTAGATATCTTCACTAAGGAGAAACACCCCATGCGTAAGACTTTAGCTATTGCCCTGATGCTGACCGCTTCCCTCGGTCTGGCTGCCTGTGACAAAAAATCCGAGGACAAAGCTCAAGATGCCAACCAACATGCTGAGCAAGCTCAACAAAAAATGAACGAAGCTCAGGATAAAGTGAACGAAGCTGCCAAGGAAAACGCCGAAGCTGCCAAAGATCAGGCTGAATCCAACAAAGCCGCAGCCGAAGAAAGCGCCAAGGAAGCCGCCCCTAAAACCAACTAACTCGGTTTTAGCGCCAGATAAAAATAAAGCCCGCCAAGTGCGGGCTTTATTGTGTCCACTAATAATGACTACATCAGCAGCCAGCGAAAAGTTGGACTAAGCATCAATAACAAGGAACACAAGATCCCCACTGCCCAGAACAGACTTCGCTGCCGGGTCAGATCCGCCAGATAGCACGCCAGGTAGAAGATCCGGGCAATCACAAAGGTGATGGCCAGGGCATCGATCAACCAGCCTTGGGTCTGGGTGACATGCGCCATCAGCACCCCGACCGCAAACAGCATGAAGGCCTCGAAACTGTTCTGATGCGCCGCCAGCGCCCGCGCGCCAAGCCCGGTCAGTTGGGCCTGTTGCTGACGCGGCAGATGGTTGTTGTAACCGCCCTGCTCTTTCATGGCCTTGGCCACCGGGATGCGAGCGATGAAAATCAGCAGCGCACTGACAAACACGCACCAGAACGCAATACTCATCAGCCTATCTCCTTGTTTGTCTCGGGCAATGGCGCCTCCGTAGGGGTATAGACCATCACATCCAGCACGTCGGAATGAAACTCGCGACGATAGAGCACCAGCACCACCCCCGCGCTCATCACCATGAACAGCCAGGGACTGACAAACCAGGCCAGCATGCTCATGCCGAAGTAATAGGAGCGCAGGCCGAAGTTGAACTGGTTGGCCGCCATGGAAATGACCCGCGCCGCCCGGGAAGCGAAAGCCTTGCGCTCCTGCTCTGACACCTGGCGCTCACCGATCATCGGCGCCGAGCCCACCAGAACCGCGGCGAAGTTGTACTGGCGCATGCACCAACTGAAGGTGAAGAAGGCGTAGACGAATACCAGCGCCAGACACAGCAGCTTGATCTCCGACATGCCCTGCGAAGCCTGCTGGACCATGGGAATGTCCGCCAGCAGCGACACCGCGCGTTCCGAGGCTCCAAGCACGGTAAGAATGCCCGCCAGGATGATCAGGGTGCTGGAGGCGAAGAACGATGCGTTGCGTTCCAGATTGCCGATCACACTGGCGTCGGCGATACGGTTGTCACGCAACAGCATCCGGCGCATCCAGTCCTCGCGATACAGGTGCAGGACACTGGCCAGGCAGGCGGTGTCCCGCCCCTTCCAGGTGGCATAGCGGGTGTAGCCGCCCCAGCAGATAACGAACCACAAAGCGGCCAATAAATGGATCAGGTTGGCTTGGACGAACGACATGCAAATTCCTGTAAGGCGTGGCAGAGGACACAGCTTCGACGCCACACCGAGGAAAAAGGCACTGCCCGAGCCCCATAAAAAAATGCCCCGTATCGATCGATACGGGGCATTGTTCTGGAGACTCATGAGCCGCTTGTGGCGGCCCTGGACCCTTGCCGACGGATCAAGCCAGCGCTTCGGCCGGTTTGCCCAGGATACGGTCGAAGATCACGGCAACCGCCAGGATGATCACCGAAGGCACCAGCCAGGCTAGGCCTTGCTCGCTCAACGGCAGGTGAGCCAACTGGCTAGGCAG
Protein-coding sequences here:
- a CDS encoding PaaI family thioesterase, with amino-acid sequence MAQNPVFERAMRFLSALRHCQVLGISVHSASPEGMTLTLPYSPQIVGDPHTGIIHGGALTTLMDTACGMATLCVLPEFEVCPTLDLRIDYMHPAVPHHDVHGFAECYRVTTDVIFARGFAYQDDPQRPVAHVVGTFMRMGKGLKGTPGFASALKGARP
- a CDS encoding MAPEG family protein, with amino-acid sequence MSIAFWCVFVSALLIFIARIPVAKAMKEQGGYNNHLPRQQQAQLTGLGARALAAHQNSFEAFMLFAVGVLMAHVTQTQGWLIDALAITFVIARIFYLACYLADLTRQRSLFWAVGILCSLLLMLSPTFRWLLM
- a CDS encoding DUF599 domain-containing protein, whose product is MSFVQANLIHLLAALWFVICWGGYTRYATWKGRDTACLASVLHLYREDWMRRMLLRDNRIADASVIGNLERNASFFASSTLIILAGILTVLGASERAVSLLADIPMVQQASQGMSEIKLLCLALVFVYAFFTFSWCMRQYNFAAVLVGSAPMIGERQVSEQERKAFASRAARVISMAANQFNFGLRSYYFGMSMLAWFVSPWLFMVMSAGVVLVLYRREFHSDVLDVMVYTPTEAPLPETNKEIG
- a CDS encoding PaaI family thioesterase, yielding MSEDLKLLLEQAHQQGDYAPLLQKIPYAALIGIECSRLGDELLFRLPANKDNIGNPLLPALHGGVIAGFMELAAAVHLLIFTGSPGVPKIIDFSLDYLRAGQFRDTFARCQVWRQGRRVANVAITAWQSTADEPIATARAHFKIEETPAP